A section of the Nitrospirota bacterium genome encodes:
- a CDS encoding phosphatase PAP2 family protein, producing MTASGQERQTGEQESIRRPLSPQPLVARFLSIAFSCIALVLAFLGLFEWDVPLTRFVRSLNDIQRDHLANPWLAQLSDVGDRLGRGESLVIISVLILAVGFGLKYESWKAAGWRSLLGHGVAAGVSNLVKHAIGRPRPKFMHAGNLELSPVAGSGWDSFPSGHATASFAVATVLSEKFPRWRWVFLSLAIAIAASRIVRGSHFVTDVAGGAVMGHVIGSVVARPWREWRGSIESALFEVTPLLAAVLAVVWTIGYQSSDAWAVAHWIGAGVVFTMFGLSGHVLLVVKAAKAPPWLSMSATQSFIGLGLGMATGSLWVMATILCVCLAHWLRSGWGVEAAAASEPARYGLLIKEAALVLAVLFGLLLVVDLRGALPML from the coding sequence GTGACCGCTTCGGGCCAAGAGCGACAGACGGGAGAACAAGAGTCAATAAGACGACCCCTATCCCCGCAGCCTCTTGTCGCTCGCTTCTTGTCTATCGCCTTCTCCTGCATCGCGCTCGTTCTCGCGTTTCTTGGATTGTTCGAGTGGGATGTCCCCCTTACCCGATTTGTCCGTTCGCTCAACGATATTCAAAGGGACCATCTGGCCAATCCCTGGCTGGCCCAGCTCAGCGACGTTGGGGACCGTCTGGGCCGGGGCGAGTCGTTGGTGATCATCAGCGTCCTCATCCTTGCAGTCGGATTTGGGCTGAAGTACGAATCATGGAAAGCCGCCGGTTGGCGGAGCTTGCTGGGACACGGAGTTGCCGCAGGCGTCAGCAATCTTGTCAAGCATGCAATCGGACGGCCTCGTCCAAAGTTCATGCATGCGGGGAATCTCGAATTATCTCCGGTAGCAGGAAGCGGGTGGGACTCGTTTCCGTCGGGCCACGCCACAGCGTCGTTTGCGGTTGCCACAGTATTGTCCGAAAAGTTCCCCCGCTGGCGCTGGGTGTTTCTTTCCCTGGCAATTGCCATTGCGGCGAGCCGCATTGTGCGCGGGTCACATTTTGTCACAGATGTGGCGGGAGGCGCGGTTATGGGGCATGTAATCGGTTCGGTCGTGGCTCGGCCATGGCGAGAGTGGCGTGGGTCCATCGAGTCGGCTCTGTTCGAGGTAACGCCGCTCTTGGCGGCAGTCCTCGCCGTTGTCTGGACCATCGGATATCAGTCTTCCGATGCCTGGGCGGTCGCCCATTGGATCGGCGCCGGCGTGGTCTTCACCATGTTTGGGCTCTCCGGGCATGTGCTGTTGGTAGTCAAGGCTGCGAAGGCCCCGCCGTGGCTCTCGATGAGTGCGACACAGAGCTTCATCGGTCTCGGGCTCGGTATGGCGACGGGATCGCTCTGGGTGATGGCGACAATCTTATGTGTCTGTCTCGCGCACTGGTTGCGAAGCGGTTGGGGTGTAGAGGCGGCTGCTGCAAGCGAGCCTGCTCGATATGGTTTGTTGATCAAGGAAGCGGCACTTGTGCTCGCCGTGCTGTTCGGGCTTCTGCTGGTTGTGGACCTAAGAGGGGCGCTGCCGATGTTGTAG
- a CDS encoding SAM-dependent methyltransferase, which produces MNQVVMMLQDADALPQLIGDYKPVDQWQVHINTLFYRFRGDQIRSFYQTFASADHRLAHALAADYFEKAVKRAKTSGVRRQASGENASDSHLTVHASPLTILELGPGNGNLAACFLSHLKTLDKNGVVYPRVRYILVDWEQAVLDAALAHPDLASHRDRLATHLCTVDRLDGVADGSVDRIICNELWNDLPTKLMSRQGNDIEEEFLRPNLSEALHAKISDWAAFVRAFDAMDMEALKRFPPFLDDLVWEREYRAVEWKAVPYRKTITDFLKRIDEKVVVPVNLGAYATIKEAKRLLAPDAIGFSSFDAGTADMKVLNDPEKPCYGQFGGQQSFMVNFALAEAVTKQLEAGPMRLESQREFVGRSLGTNVVTLMDLIATHPSAGTRMSPWEQDRLMLKTLRALNETYRSPYARPLNFPIPLEMPPEERETLQALVRSLTPTGVPDTVAYLTEEELTFASKDLEDIGYDPQSFMIALTAPPSPVDYFHALIQPR; this is translated from the coding sequence TTGAACCAGGTTGTTATGATGCTGCAGGACGCAGACGCCTTACCACAGCTCATTGGCGACTATAAGCCAGTCGATCAGTGGCAAGTCCACATCAATACCCTCTTCTACCGCTTCCGTGGCGATCAGATCCGCAGCTTCTACCAAACCTTTGCCTCGGCGGACCATCGGCTCGCCCATGCTCTGGCAGCGGACTATTTCGAAAAAGCAGTGAAGCGCGCAAAAACGTCAGGCGTCAGGCGTCAGGCGTCAGGTGAAAATGCGTCCGATTCACACCTCACCGTTCACGCCTCACCCCTCACGATTTTGGAACTGGGCCCGGGCAATGGCAATCTCGCCGCCTGTTTCTTGAGCCATCTGAAGACCCTCGACAAGAATGGAGTGGTCTACCCCCGCGTCCGCTATATACTGGTTGATTGGGAGCAAGCGGTGCTCGATGCAGCTCTGGCCCATCCGGACCTCGCGTCCCACCGGGACCGGCTTGCGACACATCTCTGCACTGTGGACCGGCTGGACGGTGTGGCAGACGGCAGTGTCGACCGCATTATCTGTAACGAATTGTGGAACGATCTTCCGACTAAATTGATGTCGCGGCAGGGGAATGATATCGAAGAGGAGTTCCTTCGACCGAACCTGAGCGAAGCTTTGCATGCAAAAATTTCAGACTGGGCGGCCTTTGTCCGGGCGTTCGATGCCATGGACATGGAGGCGCTCAAGCGCTTTCCTCCCTTCCTCGATGATCTGGTGTGGGAGCGTGAATATCGGGCGGTGGAGTGGAAAGCGGTTCCCTACCGGAAGACGATCACAGACTTTCTCAAACGTATCGATGAAAAAGTCGTGGTTCCCGTCAATCTGGGGGCCTACGCCACGATCAAGGAAGCCAAACGCCTGTTGGCTCCCGATGCGATCGGGTTCAGCAGTTTCGACGCTGGTACGGCGGATATGAAAGTGCTAAACGATCCGGAGAAGCCCTGCTACGGGCAATTTGGGGGGCAACAGAGTTTCATGGTTAACTTTGCATTGGCTGAAGCGGTCACTAAGCAATTAGAGGCCGGCCCAATGAGACTCGAGAGCCAGCGTGAGTTCGTAGGGCGTAGCCTGGGAACCAACGTCGTGACTCTCATGGATCTCATCGCCACTCACCCTTCCGCCGGCACAAGAATGTCGCCGTGGGAACAGGACCGGTTGATGCTCAAGACCCTCCGAGCATTGAACGAAACCTATCGAAGCCCCTATGCGCGCCCTCTGAACTTTCCAATTCCATTAGAGATGCCGCCGGAGGAACGTGAAACCCTCCAAGCCCTTGTGCGTTCGCTTACGCCGACAGGTGTTCCGGATACAGTCGCCTATCTCACGGAGGAAGAGCTGACATTCGCTTCGAAAGATCTCGAAGACATCGGTTACGATCCTCAGTCATTCATGATTGCCTTGACCGCACCACCAAGCCCTGTGGATTACTTCCACGCTCTGATCCAACCTCGCTGA
- a CDS encoding lipid-A-disaccharide synthase N-terminal domain-containing protein — translation MTITIEHIWLAIGFLGQGLFFGRWVVQWIASEKKAESQVPISFWYMSLIGGLITLAYAIYREDPVFIAGQSIGAIVYIRNLMLISRSNQANQPIGPSSPRT, via the coding sequence ATGACTATCACGATTGAACATATCTGGCTCGCCATCGGATTTCTTGGCCAAGGGCTGTTTTTCGGGCGCTGGGTAGTCCAATGGATTGCCTCTGAAAAAAAGGCGGAGAGTCAGGTCCCGATCTCGTTTTGGTACATGAGCCTGATAGGCGGGCTCATCACGCTCGCCTATGCGATCTATCGAGAGGATCCCGTCTTCATCGCAGGACAGAGCATCGGGGCCATCGTCTATATTCGCAACCTGATGCTGATCTCTCGCTCGAACCAGGCAAACCAGCCGATCGGCCCCTCCTCTCCACGAACCTAG
- a CDS encoding glycosyltransferase family 39 protein, giving the protein MRPLHNPTDSMTTTDRSHHALILLALLLLSGLLFFLGLGDMGLTDQDEGRNAEAGREMFESGDRLTPTFNGELRVAKPVFIYWLMEQSYRLFGVNTFAARFPSALFGVGLILIHYLFLVHQRDRTIALFGGLMLLLNLEILGLGRMALTDSVLIFFTTASLYGFWLGLHGRGIVRQWIWMFYIGMAVATLTKGPVGFAVPLIAAVLYLTWTRRWSEYWQKGFPLVGLLLFFLIAAPWYAAMFIVHGDAYASGAKVHTIGRFLSPMEGHYGTLFFYFPVLLIGFFPWSALLPIPLYRTLKDWYLIRRARIHANSAETSELDLFAALWLVGVFLFFTASSTRLPHYIGPLFPAAAIVTASYWSRCLQDPVTKGIRGSIHLMMGVGYLLAIAFALLPTVYTTYASKMVKEFPLAGQVDLGIGPYLLATLLLIGMALVGYLGLNDERRGGAFWAAGGTLAGLVLIVIILVIPHVNRYMVAPPQELAYAAGLNLAPQDQFISYGITRASSVFYARRKTLFVHRGEEDKIRTALKESKRVMILLPENAQSKLPAEAVTLVPILKRYGYVLLANQSMVTVPETTSQSPPPTILGH; this is encoded by the coding sequence ATGCGGCCATTACACAATCCAACCGATTCCATGACCACGACCGACCGTTCGCACCACGCACTGATCCTCCTGGCCCTCCTCCTGCTATCTGGCCTGTTGTTCTTCCTGGGACTCGGCGACATGGGCCTGACCGACCAGGACGAGGGGCGAAATGCAGAAGCCGGGCGCGAGATGTTCGAGTCGGGGGATCGCCTGACACCCACGTTCAATGGTGAACTGCGCGTCGCAAAACCAGTCTTTATCTATTGGTTGATGGAGCAGTCCTATCGCCTGTTCGGTGTCAATACGTTCGCTGCACGATTTCCCTCAGCCCTCTTTGGCGTGGGATTGATTCTCATCCATTACCTGTTTCTCGTACACCAGCGCGACCGGACCATTGCACTCTTTGGCGGCTTGATGCTCTTGCTCAACCTGGAAATCCTTGGGCTCGGACGCATGGCACTGACAGACAGCGTCCTGATTTTTTTCACCACGGCGTCGCTCTACGGATTCTGGCTGGGGCTGCATGGAAGAGGCATCGTCCGCCAGTGGATCTGGATGTTCTATATCGGCATGGCCGTCGCCACGCTGACCAAGGGACCGGTCGGATTCGCCGTGCCCCTTATCGCAGCGGTACTCTACCTCACCTGGACACGTCGCTGGTCCGAGTATTGGCAGAAAGGGTTTCCCCTGGTAGGCCTGCTGTTGTTCTTTCTGATTGCTGCGCCCTGGTATGCAGCCATGTTCATCGTGCATGGCGACGCCTATGCCTCAGGCGCAAAGGTCCACACGATCGGCCGATTCCTCAGCCCGATGGAAGGTCATTATGGAACCCTCTTCTTCTATTTCCCGGTCCTACTCATCGGCTTCTTTCCCTGGAGCGCATTGCTGCCTATCCCGCTCTATCGGACTCTCAAGGACTGGTATCTGATACGCCGCGCGCGTATCCATGCAAATTCCGCCGAAACATCCGAACTTGACCTCTTTGCGGCTCTATGGCTCGTCGGCGTCTTCCTATTTTTCACCGCTTCTTCGACCCGTTTGCCTCACTACATTGGCCCATTGTTTCCTGCCGCCGCCATCGTGACCGCCTCCTATTGGTCGCGCTGCCTCCAAGATCCGGTGACGAAAGGAATTCGTGGCTCAATTCACCTCATGATGGGAGTGGGGTATCTCTTGGCCATCGCCTTTGCCCTCCTTCCAACGGTCTATACAACCTACGCCTCCAAGATGGTGAAGGAATTCCCCCTGGCAGGACAAGTCGATCTCGGCATCGGCCCCTATCTGCTTGCGACTCTGTTGTTAATCGGTATGGCGTTAGTGGGATATCTTGGGTTGAACGATGAACGGCGTGGAGGAGCCTTCTGGGCCGCAGGGGGGACTCTGGCCGGCCTCGTCCTCATCGTTATCATCCTCGTCATCCCTCACGTCAATCGATATATGGTCGCGCCCCCTCAGGAACTCGCCTACGCGGCAGGATTGAACCTCGCCCCCCAGGATCAATTTATCTCCTATGGCATAACACGAGCATCATCCGTATTTTATGCAAGACGCAAGACACTCTTCGTACATAGGGGGGAAGAGGACAAGATACGGACAGCTCTGAAGGAGTCGAAGAGAGTCATGATCCTCCTACCGGAGAACGCACAGTCGAAATTGCCGGCAGAGGCAGTCACCCTGGTCCCGATTCTCAAACGGTACGGCTATGTGCTGCTCGCGAACCAGTCGATGGTGACGGTGCCGGAGACCACGAGTCAATCTCCTCCACCAACGATTCTCGGGCATTGA
- a CDS encoding PilZ domain-containing protein, which translates to MMKFPIKTSSRHRGNILALDSETETMTLFSPAGKSLGAVSWEAVVDFVQASVKETRPQRAARDYPRSRLAAKVRYATPDDRQFDGVTCEIGGGGIFIETQLPPRLGTTLSLALILPDDPTTPINAQGKVAWIRPNEERYVFFPGMGVQFTEISEAGRERLLSMVKSLDHARQGK; encoded by the coding sequence ATGATGAAGTTCCCCATCAAAACCTCATCGCGGCACCGGGGAAACATTCTTGCGCTGGACAGCGAGACGGAAACGATGACGCTGTTCAGTCCGGCAGGCAAGTCGCTGGGCGCTGTGTCCTGGGAAGCAGTGGTAGATTTCGTTCAGGCCTCTGTCAAAGAAACCCGCCCCCAACGAGCAGCGCGGGATTATCCCCGCAGTCGTCTCGCGGCGAAGGTCCGCTACGCGACACCGGACGACAGGCAATTCGACGGTGTGACCTGCGAGATCGGTGGAGGTGGAATCTTCATCGAGACTCAACTGCCGCCACGGTTAGGGACGACCCTTTCGCTGGCACTCATCCTGCCTGATGATCCGACCACACCGATCAACGCACAAGGCAAAGTAGCCTGGATCAGGCCGAATGAGGAGCGTTATGTGTTTTTCCCTGGGATGGGGGTCCAGTTCACCGAAATTTCCGAGGCAGGGCGGGAACGCCTGTTGAGCATGGTCAAGTCTCTCGATCACGCGCGCCAGGGAAAGTGA
- the ybeY gene encoding rRNA maturation RNase YbeY has translation MPVHVQSHVRQVTFNQARLDQLARAILSAVGAASGELGILLVGDRRMRGLNRRYRGKDCTTDVLAFSMRNARSPHASRLTPGPLGDVVIAVPTATRQAKQDQRSLDEELTVLLIHGILHLCGYDHEQNEKEARRMHRRERMILQSLVRWPKLVERGARARQA, from the coding sequence ATGCCGGTCCATGTGCAGAGCCATGTCCGCCAGGTGACGTTTAACCAGGCGCGCTTGGATCAGTTGGCGCGGGCGATTCTTTCCGCTGTTGGGGCAGCCTCGGGTGAACTGGGTATCCTGCTCGTAGGGGATCGGCGGATGCGGGGTCTCAACCGTCGGTATCGTGGCAAAGATTGCACCACCGACGTGTTGGCTTTTTCGATGCGAAACGCTCGTTCGCCTCACGCCTCACGCCTCACGCCTGGGCCATTGGGTGACGTAGTAATTGCTGTGCCGACGGCAACCCGCCAAGCCAAGCAGGACCAACGATCGCTGGATGAAGAGCTGACGGTTCTTTTGATCCACGGCATTCTGCATCTCTGCGGCTACGATCATGAGCAGAATGAAAAAGAAGCGCGTCGGATGCATCGTCGTGAACGGATGATTTTGCAGTCGCTTGTGCGGTGGCCGAAACTAGTGGAGAGAGGGGCACGCGCGAGACAAGCGTGA
- a CDS encoding response regulator — translation MTKILVIDNDRMSCELIQSVLTRHGYQVLSATSGVEGLGIFRQQAPRVTILDLHMPEMDGLTVLKEIRAYDPHAPVIILGGGATEEQENQARGLRVTDFIRKGLSLDVLVECISRIVQLPEKSISPPPEAGSAAMVDTGETILVVDDEPLVRDLLVQFLSLRGYRALGVKDGPEALSMVKQAPPDLILLDLFMPGMDGVEVLRQLRQQEYPGAVIIITGSYGKEQAWALEPQEVIGKPIDLEQLLMSIQLVLVCREC, via the coding sequence ATGACCAAGATCTTGGTTATTGATAACGACCGCATGAGCTGCGAGCTGATCCAGTCCGTTCTTACCCGGCATGGCTATCAGGTACTGTCGGCGACAAGTGGAGTTGAAGGCTTGGGCATTTTCCGCCAGCAGGCTCCTCGTGTCACTATTCTCGATCTTCACATGCCTGAAATGGACGGACTGACCGTGCTCAAAGAAATCCGTGCCTACGATCCCCATGCGCCGGTGATCATCCTGGGCGGTGGGGCGACCGAAGAGCAGGAAAATCAAGCGCGGGGATTACGTGTCACGGATTTTATCCGCAAGGGCCTGTCGCTTGATGTACTGGTCGAATGTATCAGCCGGATCGTGCAGTTACCGGAAAAGTCCATATCGCCTCCACCTGAAGCAGGCAGTGCAGCCATGGTCGATACGGGGGAAACAATCCTCGTCGTCGATGATGAACCCTTGGTTCGGGACCTGCTCGTTCAGTTCCTCAGTCTCCGAGGTTATCGAGCGCTTGGCGTGAAAGACGGCCCCGAGGCCCTCTCGATGGTGAAGCAAGCGCCCCCCGACCTGATTCTCCTTGATCTGTTCATGCCCGGCATGGATGGCGTCGAGGTGCTTCGGCAACTCCGTCAACAAGAATATCCCGGCGCGGTGATCATCATCACCGGGAGTTACGGTAAGGAGCAAGCCTGGGCTTTGGAGCCGCAAGAAGTCATCGGAAAGCCGATCGATCTGGAGCAGTTACTGATGTCTATCCAGCTTGTGCTCGTCTGTCGCGAATGCTAA
- a CDS encoding PD40 domain-containing protein, which translates to MMRSAQFGKCCIIGLVCLLVADQAGRAETPASETQAISAHQAERHLKNIRQLTVGRQNAEAYFSFSGDKLIFQSTNNWMKDTYAASLTPADAGLGCYQMYVMDLSSDTVRLVSTGMGATTCGYFFPGDRRILYSSTHGSGPNCPPKPKRDGAYRWALDDYDIYAVRIDGQQMQRLTSTPGYDAEATVSPDGKTIVWTSVKDGDLDLYAMNLDGSNPRRLTSTLGYDGGAFFSPDSRRIVYRAAHPTDQAEIDKYKDLLSQGLVEPGQLEIFVMNADGSGQRPVTSNGASNFSPFYFPDGKRIIFSSNIETKGKGGRPSFHLYAIGEDGQGLEQLTFEGHFNSFPMFSPDGTRLVWVSDRSAKAPGEFNIFLADWVP; encoded by the coding sequence TTGATGCGATCAGCCCAATTCGGTAAGTGCTGCATAATCGGGCTCGTCTGTTTACTGGTGGCTGACCAGGCGGGGCGGGCGGAGACCCCTGCATCTGAGACTCAGGCGATTTCTGCCCATCAGGCTGAGCGGCATCTCAAGAATATTCGCCAGCTGACGGTGGGCAGACAGAACGCCGAAGCCTATTTTTCCTTCAGTGGGGACAAATTGATTTTCCAATCCACGAACAATTGGATGAAAGATACATACGCGGCCTCGCTCACACCGGCCGACGCCGGACTGGGTTGTTACCAGATGTACGTGATGGATCTGAGCAGCGACACAGTTCGATTGGTGAGCACCGGCATGGGCGCCACGACGTGCGGATATTTTTTCCCGGGTGATCGCCGCATACTCTATTCCTCGACCCACGGGTCTGGCCCAAACTGTCCGCCGAAGCCGAAGAGGGACGGAGCCTACCGGTGGGCCTTGGACGACTACGACATCTATGCCGTACGTATCGATGGTCAGCAGATGCAGCGGTTGACATCTACGCCAGGCTACGATGCTGAAGCGACTGTGTCACCTGACGGCAAGACGATCGTCTGGACGTCCGTCAAAGACGGGGACTTGGATCTCTATGCCATGAATCTCGATGGCTCGAATCCCCGCCGGTTGACAAGTACGCTTGGCTACGACGGAGGGGCGTTCTTTTCACCAGACAGTCGGCGTATCGTCTACCGGGCCGCCCATCCCACTGATCAGGCAGAGATTGACAAGTATAAGGACCTGCTCAGCCAAGGGTTGGTGGAGCCTGGACAACTAGAAATCTTTGTGATGAATGCTGATGGGAGCGGCCAGCGACCGGTCACATCGAACGGCGCTTCGAATTTTTCGCCATTCTATTTTCCCGACGGCAAGAGAATCATTTTCTCATCGAACATTGAAACAAAGGGGAAAGGAGGCCGGCCAAGCTTTCATCTCTACGCGATCGGTGAGGATGGCCAAGGTCTCGAACAGCTGACCTTTGAGGGCCATTTCAACAGTTTCCCCATGTTCTCGCCGGACGGCACACGATTAGTGTGGGTATCGGATCGATCGGCTAAGGCTCCCGGCGAGTTCAATATCTTCTTAGCGGATTGGGTGCCGTGA
- a CDS encoding PhoH family protein, which translates to MRKLKLREGTNTSVLFGHHDRHLKLIEEDLGVRLSARGEELTLDGAPEAVRHAERILTELAILANDGMVLQPDDITHALSALRNSPECPIKELLSNAATIVTKKRFVAPKTPTQKAYIEAIETHDIVIGIGPAGTGKTYLAMAMAVSSLLKKEVSRIILARPAVEAGEKLGFLPGDMIAKVNPYLRPLYDALFDMMDMERATRAIERGDIEIAPLGFMRGRTLNDSFVILDEAQNATAEQMKMFLTRLGFHSKVVVTGDITQVDLPPERVSGLIEVREILRDVEGIEFIYFDERDVVRHKLVQDIIKAYDQHLSPTQSSSPSSGATARRPSSHNKQQKPVLPASPLVDPWGQSH; encoded by the coding sequence GTGCGTAAACTCAAACTGCGAGAAGGCACGAACACCTCCGTTCTGTTCGGTCACCACGACCGGCACCTCAAGCTGATCGAAGAGGACCTCGGTGTGCGCCTCTCGGCGCGCGGCGAAGAACTCACACTCGATGGTGCTCCAGAGGCTGTTCGCCACGCGGAACGTATCCTCACGGAACTTGCCATTCTCGCCAACGACGGGATGGTCCTTCAGCCCGATGACATCACCCACGCCTTGAGCGCACTCCGGAATAGTCCTGAGTGTCCGATCAAAGAACTCCTCTCGAATGCGGCGACCATCGTCACGAAGAAACGTTTTGTCGCGCCGAAGACGCCGACGCAAAAAGCCTATATCGAAGCCATTGAGACGCACGACATCGTGATCGGCATCGGCCCGGCTGGAACGGGAAAAACCTATTTGGCGATGGCGATGGCGGTGAGTTCGTTGCTGAAGAAAGAGGTGAGTCGAATTATTCTCGCGCGTCCAGCTGTTGAAGCAGGTGAGAAGCTCGGGTTCTTGCCGGGCGACATGATTGCGAAGGTTAATCCCTACCTTCGCCCTCTCTATGACGCGCTCTTCGACATGATGGATATGGAACGGGCGACTCGGGCAATCGAGCGGGGTGATATTGAAATTGCTCCACTCGGCTTTATGCGGGGCCGCACCTTGAACGATTCCTTCGTCATTCTCGACGAAGCGCAGAATGCCACGGCAGAGCAAATGAAGATGTTTCTCACGAGGCTCGGCTTCCATTCCAAGGTGGTTGTCACAGGCGATATTACCCAGGTGGATCTGCCGCCCGAACGGGTCTCCGGCCTGATCGAGGTGCGGGAAATTCTGCGAGATGTCGAAGGCATCGAATTCATCTATTTCGACGAGCGGGACGTAGTCCGCCATAAGTTGGTGCAGGACATTATCAAAGCCTATGATCAGCATCTGAGCCCCACTCAGTCTTCCAGCCCGTCATCCGGCGCGACGGCTCGTCGACCGTCGTCGCACAATAAACAGCAGAAGCCTGTCCTCCCTGCTTCACCGCTTGTGGACCCTTGGGGCCAGTCGCATTAA
- the ftsY gene encoding signal recognition particle-docking protein FtsY: protein MGWLQRLSDGLTKTRNVVRGSMDRLLGRAADPALLEEFEAALIASDLGAPVVDRVMKRLKQQLQGADASQPSRVCSGLRDTLLEVLAPAQGLSLESLLEKGPKPFVILAVGVNGVGKTTTIAKIAQRLVSAGKVPLLVAADTFRAAAIDQLQVWADRVGVDVIRHRHGADPAAVAFDGVAAAKARRVDVVLIDTAGRLHTKSNLMDELRKITRVIGGECPGAPHEVLLVLDATVGQNALSQARQFHQAVGVTGLVLTKLDGTARGGIVVAIAEELKLPVRLIGVGESVEDLQDFHSTDFVDALLGISTPPS from the coding sequence ATGGGATGGCTGCAGCGGCTAAGCGACGGGCTTACCAAAACGCGCAATGTTGTTCGCGGGTCTATGGATCGCCTGCTTGGCCGTGCGGCGGACCCTGCCCTCTTGGAGGAATTCGAAGCGGCCCTCATTGCCTCCGATCTCGGCGCCCCTGTCGTGGATCGCGTGATGAAGCGCCTCAAACAACAGCTTCAAGGGGCTGATGCCTCACAGCCAAGTCGGGTATGTTCGGGATTGCGGGATACACTGCTGGAGGTGCTGGCCCCAGCGCAAGGGCTGTCGTTGGAGTCCCTGCTTGAGAAAGGTCCCAAGCCCTTCGTCATCCTGGCAGTGGGCGTGAACGGGGTGGGTAAGACAACCACGATTGCCAAGATTGCGCAACGGCTTGTGTCGGCCGGGAAGGTTCCGTTGCTGGTGGCAGCCGATACCTTTCGCGCAGCGGCGATCGATCAACTACAAGTCTGGGCCGACAGGGTCGGCGTTGATGTGATCCGTCACCGCCATGGAGCCGATCCCGCGGCTGTTGCATTCGATGGGGTCGCTGCCGCAAAAGCCCGGCGGGTGGATGTGGTCCTAATCGATACGGCAGGCCGGCTGCACACGAAGTCAAATCTCATGGATGAACTTCGCAAAATCACTCGTGTGATCGGAGGGGAATGCCCTGGCGCTCCGCACGAGGTGCTTCTCGTGCTGGACGCGACGGTTGGGCAGAACGCACTGTCCCAAGCCCGGCAGTTCCATCAAGCGGTCGGCGTCACAGGCTTGGTCCTGACGAAGCTCGACGGCACCGCTCGCGGCGGGATCGTCGTTGCGATTGCTGAGGAGCTAAAGTTGCCTGTGAGGCTGATCGGAGTCGGGGAGTCGGTTGAGGATCTACAGGATTTTCACAGCACCGATTTTGTGGACGCACTCCTGGGGATATCGACGCCGCCCTCCTAG
- a CDS encoding glycosyltransferase family 2 protein produces MTVPSHPWASVIIPIKDERDNLTPLIEGLRKVMDSHEASRSRPYEIILVDDGSSDGSSEDLDRLAVQHRQVQVLHLDRNHGKTCALDAGFTRSAGEIIIHIDGDLQQDSEDILKLLPYTATYDLVCGWRQQRQDGLVKKLSSRIANRVRNFFTRDGVHDTGCPLKIFRRPVLERITLFEGMHRFFPTLALMHGFTVTEVPVRHHPRIHGVSKYGMGNRLFKSLYDLIAVRWMQTRVLRYTFRDKR; encoded by the coding sequence ATGACCGTGCCATCCCACCCATGGGCTTCCGTCATCATCCCTATTAAGGACGAGCGAGACAATCTCACTCCACTGATTGAGGGGCTACGAAAAGTAATGGACTCGCACGAGGCTTCACGGTCGCGTCCCTATGAGATTATCCTCGTGGACGATGGCAGCAGCGACGGCAGTAGCGAAGATCTAGACCGTCTGGCTGTTCAGCACCGGCAGGTGCAGGTCCTCCACCTCGACCGGAACCACGGCAAGACATGCGCGCTCGACGCGGGCTTTACGCGGTCAGCCGGTGAAATCATCATCCACATTGACGGCGATCTGCAACAAGATAGCGAGGACATCTTGAAACTCCTCCCCTATACTGCCACCTACGATCTCGTCTGTGGATGGAGACAGCAACGGCAGGATGGCCTGGTAAAAAAACTGTCCTCCCGGATCGCCAATCGGGTGCGGAATTTCTTTACGCGCGACGGCGTTCACGACACCGGTTGCCCGCTCAAGATATTCCGGCGTCCCGTGCTGGAACGGATCACGCTGTTCGAGGGCATGCACCGATTTTTCCCAACGCTTGCGCTCATGCATGGGTTCACGGTCACCGAAGTGCCCGTGCGACACCACCCGCGCATTCACGGTGTCTCGAAATATGGCATGGGCAACCGGCTATTCAAATCACTCTACGATTTGATTGCCGTGCGGTGGATGCAGACCAGAGTATTGAGATATACATTCCGCGACAAGCGATGA